In Canis aureus isolate CA01 chromosome 25, VMU_Caureus_v.1.0, whole genome shotgun sequence, the genomic window TTATCACAgttattttcaattctttaaatcattttttatcgTTGACAACCTGATCAGTGAAAAAAGttcaaatattctaaataaaagactgtgCAAGTGAAACTAAACATGGCCATGGACCAGAATCAGCCCCTGGATTGCCTGTTCTAGGTCCTCCTGACCACTGGTTTCCTACAGATGTGAACCATAGTCGTCGGCCCATCAGCCAGGCTAGTGGGGCCTCTAAGGCCATTAGCACACGTGGAGATCCAGACCCCCTCAAGATCCAGAACCACTGCTGCCGGGAGCCCTATTATCAGGCAGTGCCAGCAGGTGAGTCCCCACCTGCTGGGGAACCGGCTCCTATTCTCCTCACTCCCACCAAGAGCCCTGAGGTGCTCTGGACACCCCACCATGCCCACCTCCCAATTCtgaatctgtttttctctctcctctcgtTTCATTCCTCAGGGACACTCAACTGCACACGCCAGAATCCCTGGAAGGAGACACTGGATAGGAAGGAGCTTCCTCACTGTGTCCCTGGTGAGTAGTGATCTCCCAGGGCCAACCCTGTGGCCACTTACCAAAGAAAACTCAGCTGTGCATGGGGCCCATGGGAGCGGGACACAGGGAGGTAAAGGAAAGCCTTagagtagagagggagagagaaaggcagaaggtGCAGAAGAGGGGAGCCAAGGAGGCCCAGAAAAGGGGAGGCAAGAATCTTGTTCCTTATTCAGGATCAAAAGATTAGCTGAGAAAGTAAATGCATAGAGGAAGTCCATCAGAGGAGACCGTAAGGGAGAAGAGGGTCAGAAGagtggaaataagaaaaatcccTCTCTTGGGATGGTCCACTTTAAGGATATacagacaggggatccctgggtggtgcagcggtttggcgcctgcctttggccctggagacccgggatcgaatcccacgtcgggctcccagtgcatggagcctgcttctccctctgcctgcatctctgcctctctctctctctctctctctgtgtgtgactctcataaataaataaaaaattttttaaatttcattctttaaaaaaataaataaagatatacagACAGGCTCTCTATCCCCAAAATATCTCCCTACCTCCATGCCACAGTGCCAGAAAGTCCACCATGTTTTTAAGACTTATTAAGATAAAACTTATGTAACATAAAGTTCACCGTCTTAACCATTTTAATGTGTACCATACAGtaatttttagtacattcacaatgttgtgccaCCATtaccactaattccagaacattcccatcatcccaaaaagaaacccagtaCCTCCTCCGACTCTCCCCTCCGCCACCCATGGCAACCATAAGTCTATTCTCTGACTCTATGATTTGCCCGTTcttaacattttctataaagggaATGATACAGTGtgcatgtggccttttgtgtctggcttctttcattttttcaaggttcatccatgctgtagcaagTGTCAGCATTCCATTCCTTTCCATGGATATCCCACCTTTTGTTCATCCGTTCATCAGTTAAAggacatgtgggttgtttccactttttgcctTCTGCATACTGCCACTATGAGCATTCATGTACGAGTGAGTGTCTGTGTGAACATTTTCTATTCTCTTGGGCATATCCCTAGGAGGGGAATTGTTAGGTCACTTCACACCTGTGTGTTTAACTTTGTGAGGACTTGCCAGGCTATTTTCCAATGGGGCTGCATccttttacattcccaccagcagtatacaGGGTTCAAGTTCACTGTTTCTGaaatccttttgtatttttttttttgagtcaaagCATTGCCCTTCTAACCCAATCTGAATAAACCTCAGATCCTGCTCCTGACCCTCAGAAAGCTGTCAGGCCAGGCTGGTGCAGTGTTTTGGGAGTGGGTTGGAGGGCAGGTGATGGTGGAAGATGTCAACCATGAAGGAACGACACAAAAAACAGAGGCAGCAGGCACTAAGGACAAACTGCTTGCTGCATAATTTTGCTCAGGATGGCCCTGCCCACAGTCTAAAGAACTGGCTTTCAAATGTCTGAGGGGCGGgggaaatagatgaaggggatcaAGGGTACACTTACCGCGATGGGCACGGAGTAATGTGTCGGATCACtatatgttgcacacctgaaactaatacaagaACGCTGTGTGTTAATGAcgctggaattaaattttttctaaatcCCAGTATGAAGGTCAAATAAATAAGAGtgattctttttgaaaaagaaaatgtttgaggAGGCGGGAGACGGAGCACTTCACAGAAGCAGGTCTTTAACAAATGCGTCTTGCTGCAGCTGTTGTCTTCACCTgtacctctctcctctctcccagtctgtggccGGCCCGTGGCCCCCATCGCCCAGAGCCAGGAGGCCGCCGGTTCCTCCAGAGCCAAGTTGGGGAACTTCCCCTGGCAAGCGTTCACCAGCATCTacggccgagggggcggggccctgCTGGGAGACAGGTGGATCCTCACTGCCGCCCACACCATCCATCCCAAGGACGGCGTCCTCCTCGGGAAGAACCGCAGCGTGCATGTGTTCCTGGGCCACACGAGCATCGACGAGATGCTGCGGCGGGGGAGCCACCCGGTGCGCCGAGTGGTGGTGCACCCGGACTACCGCCAGCACGAGTCCCGCAACTTCGACGGGGACCTGGCGCTCCTGGAGCTCCAGCGCCGCGTGCCGCTCGGGCCCAGCCTGCTCCCCGTCTGCCTGCCCGAGCGCGAGGCCCTCTACCGCAGCGGCGTGTGGGGCTACGTCAGCGGCTTCGGCGTGGACCTGGGCTGGTTAACCACTGAGCTCAAGTACTCGAGGCTGCCCGTCGCCCCGCGAGCCGCCTGCCAGGCCTGGCTCCAAGACAAGCAGAGATCCGAGGTGTTTTCTGCCAACATGTTCTGCGCTGGGGATAAGATGAGGCAGCAGAGCGTCTGCCAGGGGGACAGTGGCGGCGTCTATGTGGTATGGGATGAGCGTGCCCATCACTGGGTGGCCACGGGCATCGTCTCCTGGGGCATCGGGTGTGGCAAGGGCTATGGCTTCTACACCAAAGTGCTCAACTACCTGGACTGGATCAAGGGAGTGATGGATGGGAAGGACTGACCCTGGGGACCCTTGAGCGGTGACACTCAGCTGTGGAGGTCCCCCAAGAGAGGGTTAGGAGCAGGACTGGGCTCAGGGttggggatgggggcagagaaTCGCTATTCAAGTGACTGCTGCCCTGTCCCCTGTGCGAGAGAAGTCCTCCTCCTTCCTAatgccccttcctcctgctgctgctcctcctcctccttcctaatgccccttcctcctcctcctcctcctccttcctaatgccccttcctcctcctcctcctcctcctcctcctctaccttTCTGCTAGTTTGTGCTCTGCCCAGGGAAGCCTTGGACATCTCAGCCAGTTTCACTTTAAATTTCACATTCTGCTGACACTGCTTCTTCTGTACTCTCGTGGGAGACAGTCACCTTCACGTCCCCCTGTTCAAGTGGAGTATGGGGGATGTGGTCTTAATTGCTTTTCTTTCGGAAACGTTCCAAAGCCCCTTTAGTTGGCCTTCACACATTCAAACTATTGGCTTCACCACCCACCATATCTCCTAGCTGCAATTATAGTAAGTGGCCCGTTTTGGTTTAGCTGTTCTGCATAATAGGCGCTTCACGGGTTATTTCGTTGACTCCTCAAACCAAGTTTGCAATGGAGGTGTTATTGGCCACATTTCACAAAcagggaaactgaagcccagggagATGATGTGACTTGCCCCAAACCCGCAGCCAGTAGAGGACTGCAAAGGCCATATGCCTTCCAGTACACCAGGATACCTCCTGATTGTCCTCAACACCTACTCTGCTTCCCCATCCCAATCCCCACATCCTTACAGGTTCCCCTGGGAATTCCTGCTTCAGTGAAGATGACAACACCAGGCTCACACTTTCCTGCTGGCCCCATCTCCTGCAGACACCAAGATGAGCCCACACTGGGCTGGATGCTTGGGCAGACACCCCCCCAGTGCTGCTGGACACCTGGGTGTGGGCGCCCCCTGAGAAGACCAACTCTTTCACTTTTAGTAAGGACTTGAGATGATTTACAGTGAAAGATACAAGTAGAATATGATTGttcaatggaaatagaaaattaataccaTAAAATAGAAGATAGCAAATTTGCTAGCATTGAAGGTCAAGTTAGCTATATGGCTAAAGGTTAAATTGATCtttggggcgcctaggtggtacagttggttaagtgcccaactcttggtagtgatctcagagttatgagctggagccctacctggggctcaGCAAGGAAtatgctcgagattctctctctctctcttcctccgcCCCTCCCACTCGTGTACACACTCTctaaatctgaaataaataagtcttaaataaataataaaggttaaACTGGTCTTTGAAAAACAGCAGGATTCAAAATTGTTCATACATATGgttacttcaattttttaaaccatttttagggacacctgggtggctcagtggttgagcgtctgcctttggctcaggacatgatctcagggtccaggatggagccctgcatggggcttcccgtggggagcctgcttctccctctgcctgcgtctctgcctctctctgtgtgtctctcatgaataaataaaatctttaaaaataaaccattttaaaCTTATAGTATAAAAGGCTATTAAAAACTctagggggcagcctgggtggctcagcggtttagctccgccttcagcccagggtgtaatcctgaagacccgggatcgggatcgagtcccacatggggctccctgcatggagcctgcttctccctctgcctgtgtgtgtgtgtgtgtgtgtgtgtgtgtgtgtgtgtctgtctgtctctctctgtctctctctttctctgtttctaatgaataaataaataaaatcttaaaaaaaaacaaaaaaacaaaaaaaacctctaaggatgcctaggtggctcagcagttaagtgtctgccttgggcccagggccaggatcgagtctcacattgggctctgtgcatggatcctggttctctctctccctctctctgtgtgtctctcatgaataagtaaataaaatctttaaaaataataaaaatttaaaaattaaaaataaaaacactctaAAATATTAATCAGAAGTTGTCTTAGGTGGTATAATTTTGGCCGTTTGTTTTCCCCTACTCTTCTGCATttgctaaatttaatttaatgaccatgtattttttacttatttttattattgaaaacatGATGTTTCTGGGCCCctggcggctcagtcagttaagcatctgcctttggctcaggtcatgatctcagggtcctgacacAGAACCcggcatcaagctccctgctaggcaaggattctgcttctcctattttctctccccctccgcctactcatgctctctcttcttctctcaagctgtccctctctctcaaacaaataaataaaatcttttaaaaataaaagaaaaaatgatggttttttttctttctaggtaTATATCTAGGCATATATATTTAGGTATATACCTGTAGATTTATATAGAGCTAGATATCTAAATATAGATAGAGCCACAAAAGGAAACCTACCACTACTTTAAGAGAGAAACTTAATTCTTCCAGAATCCAAACCtaagaggaaggaagaataaaatagacACTGTCTTCAATACTGGTTTTTAAACCAATGCagactgggtgttatgctatatgttggcaaattgaactccaatttaaaaaaattaaaaaaaagaaattcgaATTGCTTTAGGTAATTTTGAGGCATTTATaatgtttttcttccaattttatcctgcaattttataaaaattcttgGCTAGAACATAAATTCTATTCTTTATCATGAATAACTTTTTTAGCACATTGTCAAATTCCCAACAAATATGCATTAACTGACATCAAGTttggttttatactttttaattcaGGTATAGCATACATTTATTGTGTATGGTATACTAATCTTTTAataggaaagttttatttttttctcatatatatacattcataaaaCCACTACCTAGATCAAGTTATGGAAATCCCCAGCACTCCAGAAAGTTTCCTCAGGGCCCTTCAGAGTCAGTATCTGCCTACGTATACACACTATTCTGACTTTTATCATATTGAATAATTTTGCTTATGTTGAAGTTTATAAAATTGacattacatattacatatttttgtgATTTGCTACTTTTGTTTATTAATGTATCTGAAAATGTGAAGATTTGTGAAATTCTTTATGTTGTATAttattccattgcatgaataaaccacaatttatttatccattcaaaataaataaataaataaataaaccagtgcAGAGACAATCCACATACAGccatttcttctttctatccTTGGTATAAGTCAAGGGTATACAGTAAATGTGCAAGTAAGGGTTCCCTTGAGTGACGGGGCAGGGGGGAGACAGGGCTGGGACCAAACTGATGAGGCAGGCCCAGGTTTGTCACTTGAGATTATGATGCCAGCACAGAACTCAGAATgcctgggatggatggatgagaaaCGTCAGCTAAGACTTACCTTCTTGGACCACCTGCTCCTTATCTGTGATCTCCGCCATTCTGCCTCCGCTATGAacgcaacacacacacacacacacagtactgTCCGAATGCTAATGTGCAACTTGCTGGACAATACCCCCCATCTTTCTTGTCTCCCGATCAGGTCCTTAACCTCTCATCTATCTTTTGTCCTTCTTGACCTGACAAGGTCATGGGTCATGTCAGGGATTATGTCATGGATCAGCCCTGCTATCAGGTTCTTTCCTCAGCTCTGACACTGTAGGCCTGCTGGGGGAACCCTCCACACCTTGGCTGACCTCCCATCTTCCTATACCTGCTCTCGAACTACATGCAGTGATGACTTAGTCACTGCCTAATGGTGAACTGCACCATCTTTTTGTGAGTCCTTGCAATCCACTGCTTGgaaaagtgcctggcatgtaataaGTAATCCATACACGGATGGATGAGTGGGCAGGTGGGTGGAGGAAAGGAGGGATTAATCCAATTGGAGAAACAAGCAGGATAGGCTACAAGGGCCAGTCTGAGCCTCCCTCTGGAATCCAGGGCCATAGGGCATTTGAGCCATGGAGAGTTGAGAAATAAGGCTTCCACAGAGAGCAAACTTTTAAATTAGGAGACTAGGATCTGGAGCACAGGAGAGACTAGaggcccaccccctccctcccaggagcCTGGCTTTCTCAAAGAAAGAGTCACCAATGGTCCACAGCCACACTGTCTGCTTAGCCCTAGACAGACTGACGCTCAGGGGCTCAAACCAGATGCCGAGGGGAAGAGGATGTCTCTACCCTCACTCAGCTTCCCTTGCCTTGCCTCTAGAACAGCCAAATTCACTGGCAGGCTTAACTTCATTGAAGTTGGGAGGAAAGGCTTTAAAACAGACTCTAGTGCTGCTGTAGGGTCACCCAGGCATAGCAATCAGTGTTCCATATTTAAGTCATTCATGGGGGATGTAGGTTGGGGCCCCAATGCAACCAAACTCCATTCTCTTCCATCTGCTCCTGCAATGCCTTCTCTGCCTCACTGTTGTTCTTGTTACCTCGTCCTGGACCTTAAAAGCCTCGCCAGTCCTGGGTGACTAAGGACAGGAAGAACCGGATTAATGGAACAGGGCAATGCAGAGAAAGAGCTCCCAACCCCCAACTTCAATTTCCGTTGCCTTTGTCATAGGAGCAGTCCCCGAAGAAAGGTAGACTTCAGATCAGATTTAGAAACCGAGAGGTCTGGCCTTCCCACCGAGGGCTTTCTCCTGGCTAAAAACTCAGGCCCATCTCCTGAGCCTTTCCCCTGGCCGGCCAGCAGGTGGCACCACCATCAGGGATTTCAAAACCAAAACTATAATAAACTGgaaactggtttttttttttttttttttttttcggttttgTTTATGCAAATAGTTCATTCCCTACAACATTCCTCCGGGAAtggtcccctccttcccctccacagTCATTCCCTCCGCCTTCCCTCCCCTGCATGACCGCTCTCTCCCTCAATACGGAGTGGATGAAGACACTGTCAGCAGAGTCCAGGATCCAAAGACAGGCCTTGAGAAATGTGAGTAAGGCTGAtggggacccaggagggagggagaagccagaGGAGAGAATCCTGGGCATGGAAGGCAACCCTTCCCAAATTCATTCAGGAAGATAGGAACACCCCTCCCTCTCCATACACCTTACCTATTCCCTTACACACAAGCGTGCACATGTCAATACAtcccccccatccctcctcctgaGGACAAAAGGAGATCTTAGACCCATGAGATGATGGCCATGTTCCCTTCTCCCACGCAGCTCCTAGCAGGGGAGCAGCAAGAGGAGAGGATCCACTGTGCCCAGGAGGAGAATGCTCTGTGCATGACTCCGTCCGTATTCCATAGGCTGTTTCTTCCAGAGGTCTCTGCTGAGCCTTTGGGAGCCCTATCAAAGAGCCATGACTGGTAACCCTCAGCTTCAATTAACTGGTCCCAAGCCAGCCCTATTCcgggaagaggaggagagtggtgggagagggcaggggaggatggggagacaggcagagggagtatgATGACCTCTAGACTGGACATTGCCCTGAGGGGAGGAACACCCAATGCAGCGGCTGCAAAGACCAgcctctccccttcacccaccCCCACCTAGAAAATCTCTATAAGGTGTAAAATGGCCAGAGAGGAAAATGCTGAGCGGTATGACCATCCCAATCCCTCCCCCAGTCGCTGCCCAAATGTAGGGGTGCTACCCCCCTCCAGCACTAGACACCCACTTTCTTTTCGGCAGGTGGCTCTTTTATCTCCTGGTGCCGATCCTGTTCTGCAatatggggggctccatcccccTTTCACAGAAGCTCTTTGGGGAAGTGACTTCTCCTCTGTACCCCAAGCCTTACCCCAACAACCTTGACAAAACCACTGTGATTACAGTGCCCACAGGATTCAGGGTGAAGCTTGTCTTCTGGCAGTTTGACCTGGAGCCTTCCGAAGGCTGTTTGTATGACTATGTCAAGGTAGGGGATCCggttgggagggcagagggaggcctgggtATCTCTGGAAACTGAGGACTTGTACTCTAACCACCTTGGAtagcatccccacccccacccccaccatggaCACAGCCCCAGCCCTGC contains:
- the C1RL gene encoding complement C1r subcomponent-like protein isoform X1, translating into MSSSRCLVSQLGNDLWRSPQSTGCPGKMWWLLLWGVFQACPTQGSVLLAQQLPQQLTSPGYPEPYRKGQESSTDIEAPDGFAVRLVFQDFDLEPSQDCEQDSVTITASGMDPSRFCGQQGSSLGSPPGQREFVSPGNRLRLTFRAPASSRDRTTGLHKGFLALYQAVGPPDHWFPTDVNHSRRPISQASGASKAISTRGDPDPLKIQNHCCREPYYQAVPAGTLNCTRQNPWKETLDRKELPHCVPVCGRPVAPIAQSQEAAGSSRAKLGNFPWQAFTSIYGRGGGALLGDRWILTAAHTIHPKDGVLLGKNRSVHVFLGHTSIDEMLRRGSHPVRRVVVHPDYRQHESRNFDGDLALLELQRRVPLGPSLLPVCLPEREALYRSGVWGYVSGFGVDLGWLTTELKYSRLPVAPRAACQAWLQDKQRSEVFSANMFCAGDKMRQQSVCQGDSGGVYVVWDERAHHWVATGIVSWGIGCGKGYGFYTKVLNYLDWIKGVMDGKD
- the C1RL gene encoding complement C1r subcomponent-like protein isoform X4 yields the protein MSSSRCLVSQLGNDLWRSPQSTGCPGKMWWLLLWGVFQACPTQGSVLLAQQLPQQLTSPGYPEPYRKGQESSTDIEAPDGFAVRLVFQDFDLEPSQDCPPDHWFPTDVNHSRRPISQASGASKAISTRGDPDPLKIQNHCCREPYYQAVPAGTLNCTRQNPWKETLDRKELPHCVPVCGRPVAPIAQSQEAAGSSRAKLGNFPWQAFTSIYGRGGGALLGDRWILTAAHTIHPKDGVLLGKNRSVHVFLGHTSIDEMLRRGSHPVRRVVVHPDYRQHESRNFDGDLALLELQRRVPLGPSLLPVCLPEREALYRSGVWGYVSGFGVDLGWLTTELKYSRLPVAPRAACQAWLQDKQRSEVFSANMFCAGDKMRQQSVCQGDSGGVYVVWDERAHHWVATGIVSWGIGCGKGYGFYTKVLNYLDWIKGVMDGKD
- the C1RL gene encoding complement C1r subcomponent-like protein isoform X3, with the protein product MSSSRCLVSQLGNDLWRSPQSTGCPGKMWWLLLWGVFQACPTQGSVLLAQQLPQQLTSPGYPEPYRKGQESSTDIEAPDGFAVRLVFQDFDLEPSQDCEQDSVTVSCGNRLRLTFRAPASSRDRTTGLHKGFLALYQAVGPPDHWFPTDVNHSRRPISQASGASKAISTRGDPDPLKIQNHCCREPYYQAVPAGTLNCTRQNPWKETLDRKELPHCVPVCGRPVAPIAQSQEAAGSSRAKLGNFPWQAFTSIYGRGGGALLGDRWILTAAHTIHPKDGVLLGKNRSVHVFLGHTSIDEMLRRGSHPVRRVVVHPDYRQHESRNFDGDLALLELQRRVPLGPSLLPVCLPEREALYRSGVWGYVSGFGVDLGWLTTELKYSRLPVAPRAACQAWLQDKQRSEVFSANMFCAGDKMRQQSVCQGDSGGVYVVWDERAHHWVATGIVSWGIGCGKGYGFYTKVLNYLDWIKGVMDGKD
- the C1RL gene encoding complement C1r subcomponent-like protein isoform X2, yielding MSSSRCLVSQLGNDLWRSPQSTGCPGKMWWLLLWGVFQACPTQGSVLLAQQLPQQLTSPGYPEPYRKGQESSTDIEAPDGFAVRLVFQDFDLEPSQDCEQDSVTITASGMDPSRFCGQQGSSLGSPPGQREFVSPGNRLRLTFRAPASSRDRTTGLHKGFLALYQAVDVNHSRRPISQASGASKAISTRGDPDPLKIQNHCCREPYYQAVPAGTLNCTRQNPWKETLDRKELPHCVPVCGRPVAPIAQSQEAAGSSRAKLGNFPWQAFTSIYGRGGGALLGDRWILTAAHTIHPKDGVLLGKNRSVHVFLGHTSIDEMLRRGSHPVRRVVVHPDYRQHESRNFDGDLALLELQRRVPLGPSLLPVCLPEREALYRSGVWGYVSGFGVDLGWLTTELKYSRLPVAPRAACQAWLQDKQRSEVFSANMFCAGDKMRQQSVCQGDSGGVYVVWDERAHHWVATGIVSWGIGCGKGYGFYTKVLNYLDWIKGVMDGKD
- the C1RL gene encoding complement C1r subcomponent-like protein isoform X5 — its product is MSSSRCLVSQLGNDLWRSPQSTGCPGKMWWLLLWGVFQACPTQGSVLLAQQLPQQLTSPGYPEPYRKGQESSTDIEAPDGFAVRLVFQDFDLEPSQDYVNHSRRPISQASGASKAISTRGDPDPLKIQNHCCREPYYQAVPAGTLNCTRQNPWKETLDRKELPHCVPVCGRPVAPIAQSQEAAGSSRAKLGNFPWQAFTSIYGRGGGALLGDRWILTAAHTIHPKDGVLLGKNRSVHVFLGHTSIDEMLRRGSHPVRRVVVHPDYRQHESRNFDGDLALLELQRRVPLGPSLLPVCLPEREALYRSGVWGYVSGFGVDLGWLTTELKYSRLPVAPRAACQAWLQDKQRSEVFSANMFCAGDKMRQQSVCQGDSGGVYVVWDERAHHWVATGIVSWGIGCGKGYGFYTKVLNYLDWIKGVMDGKD